The Deinococcus wulumuqiensis R12 genome has a window encoding:
- a CDS encoding ABC transporter ATP-binding protein — MLRPLPQKENLSNRELLAVLTRTLPDLLRSAPVLVSLMLGMAVIQGVMPALTILLGKWTVDGVGAALAGRDANLSLLAAAWAGAALLGQVTQVAAQVLQGYAADHFTVQTMGRLMDKVGQLPGLDVLEDPRFHDDIEILQMGAPRRPLNLVSTMLSLIRSVISALSVSATLLSIGWWVPLVVVAGMLPALLKQMEFYKLGWSIFIQRTQDSREVNYLQRVALRHEYAKEVRLYGLLPYLQSQYLTRTLDYQRTMRGVRNRQLVGILPYQLLLLLVTAGLFVYVVGRAEQGVYSAGSVVLVITALAGLRGELQTISELISSGTEHLNWFAKLHRFLDSTPAVTLSPDPRPLPRELTLTLEDVSFGYRDQAPVIEHLSLTIPEGQTVAIVGENGAGKTTLVKLLLRFYDPSQGRVLVGGAGEQTDLRDLDAGEWRAQVAAVFQDFARFEWTLRDNVTLGQPENPAKLSHAVEASGLGAALGRVNGGLDARIGQAFGGVDLSGGQWQKLATARALYREARVLILDEPTAALDPRSEKEVFDAFAALSQGRTTLLITHRLGSVLMADRVLVMKRGRLIEDGTHAELLARGGEYAELWQLQASQYGGDVSPVPARPGA; from the coding sequence ATGCTGCGTCCCCTTCCCCAGAAAGAAAATCTGAGCAACCGTGAACTGCTCGCGGTGCTGACCCGCACCCTGCCCGACCTGCTTCGCAGTGCGCCCGTGCTGGTGTCGCTGATGCTGGGCATGGCGGTGATTCAGGGCGTGATGCCCGCGCTGACCATCCTGCTCGGCAAGTGGACGGTGGACGGCGTGGGCGCGGCGCTGGCAGGCCGGGACGCCAACCTGTCGCTGCTGGCGGCGGCGTGGGCGGGCGCGGCGCTGCTGGGGCAGGTGACGCAGGTGGCCGCGCAGGTCCTTCAGGGCTACGCCGCCGACCACTTCACCGTGCAGACCATGGGGCGGCTGATGGACAAGGTCGGGCAGTTGCCCGGACTGGACGTGCTGGAAGACCCACGTTTCCACGACGACATCGAGATTTTGCAGATGGGCGCTCCCCGCCGCCCGCTCAATCTGGTCTCCACCATGCTGTCTCTCATCCGGTCGGTCATCAGCGCCCTGAGCGTGTCGGCCACGCTGCTGAGCATCGGCTGGTGGGTGCCGCTGGTGGTGGTCGCCGGGATGCTGCCCGCGCTGCTCAAGCAGATGGAGTTCTACAAGCTCGGCTGGAGCATCTTTATTCAGCGCACCCAGGATTCGCGCGAGGTCAATTATCTTCAGCGCGTCGCCCTGCGCCACGAGTACGCCAAGGAAGTGCGGCTCTACGGCCTGTTGCCCTACCTGCAGTCGCAGTACCTGACCCGCACGCTGGACTACCAGCGCACCATGCGCGGCGTGAGAAACCGGCAACTGGTGGGCATCTTGCCCTACCAACTGCTGCTGCTGCTCGTGACGGCGGGGCTGTTTGTGTACGTGGTGGGCCGCGCCGAACAGGGCGTGTACTCGGCGGGCAGCGTGGTGCTGGTCATCACGGCGCTCGCCGGGCTGCGCGGAGAGTTGCAGACCATTTCCGAACTCATCAGTTCCGGCACTGAGCACCTGAACTGGTTTGCCAAACTTCACCGCTTTCTGGACTCCACGCCCGCCGTCACCCTTTCGCCCGACCCGCGCCCGCTGCCGCGTGAACTGACCCTGACCCTGGAGGACGTGTCGTTCGGCTACCGCGACCAGGCGCCCGTCATCGAGCACCTCTCGCTGACCATTCCCGAGGGGCAGACCGTCGCCATCGTGGGCGAAAACGGCGCGGGGAAGACCACGCTGGTCAAGCTGCTGCTGCGCTTTTACGACCCCTCACAGGGCCGCGTGCTGGTGGGCGGAGCAGGCGAGCAGACCGATCTGCGCGACCTGGACGCAGGCGAGTGGCGCGCTCAGGTGGCGGCGGTGTTCCAGGATTTCGCCCGCTTCGAGTGGACGCTGCGCGACAACGTGACGCTCGGGCAGCCCGAGAACCCGGCCAAGCTGTCGCACGCGGTGGAGGCGAGCGGGCTGGGCGCGGCGCTGGGCCGGGTCAATGGCGGCCTGGATGCCCGCATCGGGCAGGCGTTCGGCGGCGTGGACCTCTCGGGGGGGCAGTGGCAAAAGCTCGCCACCGCCCGCGCCCTGTACCGCGAGGCCCGCGTGCTGATTCTGGACGAGCCGACGGCGGCGCTCGATCCCCGCAGCGAAAAGGAAGTCTTCGACGCCTTCGCCGCGCTGTCGCAGGGCCGCACCACCCTGCTGATCACCCACCGCCTCGGCAGCGTCTTGATGGCCGACCGCGTGCTGGTGATGAAGCGGGGCCGCCTGATTGAGGACGGCACCCACGCTGAACTCTTGGCGCGGGGCGGGGAATACGCCGAGCTGTGGCAGTTGCAGGCGAGTCAGTACGGGGGAGACGTCAGCCCTGTTCCGGCGCGGCCCGGTGCCTGA
- a CDS encoding transposase, whose translation MGLMAILQYVLSAVPLRKTQRNFLTVLLSVFLAVPGRLNVLNLSRYAACSESTIRRWLHRSDPGAIPWGAVHRATVSTAIESGLISPLCVLAIDASFHRKSGQHTAHLGSFWNGCAARTERGIEQSCCALIDVQHRQAFTVDVRQTRTGSEAPSRLEQAADQLDDVLLDLRTVPRLDLAAVVADGNYAKESMVETVTGHGLPFISRFPRNANLKYLYTGEHPRRRGRPKKFDGKVDFSDLQRFDLVSETSTERVWTQVVWSVQWAREVRAVVIQQVGKKGQVTGYAVLFSTAVTMPAHEIMALYRSRFEIELIFRDAKQFLGSQDVQLRSQQGIEAHWNVVLLTLNLCRLEVLRAAGGGQDLVFSLEDMKRRAYNALLAQVILSNLDLSARFAELEHLPFSPLNFGLKAA comes from the coding sequence ATGGGTCTAATGGCCATCCTACAGTACGTTCTCAGCGCGGTCCCGCTGCGCAAGACGCAGCGGAATTTTCTGACCGTGCTGCTTAGCGTATTTCTCGCTGTTCCTGGACGGCTGAACGTCCTGAACCTCTCCCGATATGCGGCCTGCTCGGAGAGTACGATCCGTCGTTGGCTGCACCGAAGTGACCCCGGGGCCATTCCCTGGGGCGCAGTACACCGGGCGACTGTGAGCACGGCGATTGAGAGTGGGCTGATCAGCCCACTGTGCGTTCTGGCCATCGACGCCTCTTTTCACCGCAAATCTGGTCAGCACACCGCACACCTCGGCTCGTTCTGGAATGGCTGTGCCGCACGGACCGAACGTGGGATCGAGCAATCCTGCTGTGCCCTGATTGACGTCCAGCACCGACAGGCATTTACGGTCGATGTCCGTCAGACCCGGACCGGGTCTGAGGCCCCGAGTCGTCTGGAACAGGCCGCTGACCAGCTGGATGACGTGTTGCTCGATCTCCGGACTGTTCCACGGCTTGATCTGGCCGCTGTGGTTGCGGATGGGAACTATGCGAAAGAATCCATGGTGGAGACCGTGACCGGTCACGGTCTCCCATTCATCTCCAGATTTCCTCGCAACGCCAACCTCAAGTATCTCTATACCGGCGAGCATCCCAGACGACGCGGACGGCCAAAAAAGTTCGACGGCAAGGTGGATTTCAGCGACTTGCAGCGCTTTGACCTCGTTTCTGAAACGTCGACCGAGCGGGTGTGGACTCAGGTGGTCTGGAGCGTGCAGTGGGCGCGAGAAGTGCGTGCAGTCGTCATCCAGCAGGTCGGTAAAAAGGGTCAAGTGACGGGTTACGCGGTGCTGTTCAGCACCGCTGTGACGATGCCCGCTCATGAGATCATGGCGCTGTACCGGAGCCGTTTCGAGATTGAACTGATCTTCCGGGATGCCAAGCAGTTCCTGGGGAGCCAGGATGTGCAACTGCGCTCACAGCAGGGCATTGAAGCGCATTGGAATGTGGTGTTGCTGACCCTGAATCTTTGTCGGCTGGAGGTCCTGCGGGCGGCCGGTGGCGGGCAGGATCTGGTGTTCAGTCTCGAAGACATGAAACGCAGGGCGTATAACGCCCTGCTGGCCCAGGTGATTTTGTCCAACTTGGACCTCTCGGCCCGCTTTGCAGAATTAGAGCATTTGCCGTTCAGTCCGCTAAATTTTGGCCTCAAAGCCGCCTAA
- a CDS encoding MmcQ/YjbR family DNA-binding protein produces the protein MRTVEDLRGVCDPLPHSLETFPFDDQTLVFKVGHLTKSRMYALTDVTQEPLRLSVKVDPERGHELRQAYPQSVVPGHHLNKKHWVTVTLDGSVPDDLVRELLRGSYLLVTKKGFTKAERAELGLQDSL, from the coding sequence ATGCGGACGGTAGAAGACCTGCGTGGCGTGTGTGACCCCCTGCCCCACTCGCTCGAAACCTTTCCCTTCGACGACCAGACGCTGGTGTTCAAGGTCGGCCACCTCACCAAGTCCAGGATGTACGCCCTGACCGATGTCACCCAGGAGCCGCTGCGCCTGAGCGTCAAGGTGGATCCGGAGCGCGGGCACGAACTCCGGCAGGCGTACCCGCAGAGCGTGGTGCCGGGCCACCACCTCAACAAAAAGCACTGGGTCACGGTCACGCTGGACGGCAGCGTGCCGGACGACTTGGTGCGCGAACTGCTGCGCGGCAGTTACCTGCTGGTCACGAAAAAGGGCTTCACGAAGGCGGAACGGGCAGAGTTGGGACTGCAAGACAGCCTGTAA